The Aurantiacibacter gangjinensis genome includes a region encoding these proteins:
- a CDS encoding AMP-dependent synthetase/ligase has translation MTKPGQPADREASRESTPVELSDIENAKSLVGLFLTRADQQGDKPFLTAKIDGEWQSISYREAAEKVCLAAKALRDMGLADGDRVVIVAENRPEWCMMDLAVMAAGCVTTPAYTTNTTADHCHILDDSGASAVVIGNAKLAKPLFPAILQTGNVRHVIAIDPIPAHQSGQFDMHGWSDMTTGDAAAARAEVDARLEGVTRDDMACIIYTSGTSGAPRGVMLHHGAILCNVIGAAELIAQDLGWGEERFLSFLPLSHAFEHTAGFFLALGLGGDIWFSEGLDKLATNLEEAQPTIMVVVPRLFEVLRNKMIKAIEKQGALANFLLGRALALGEKQVAGTDGILTKPDELLLSLTLRPKIKQRFGGRVKALVSGGAPLNPEVGGFFQAMGLTMLQGYGQTESAPVISCNIPSGGIKLDTVGPPLRGVEVKIAEDGEILVRGELVMKGYWQRPEDTARALEGGWLHTGDVGHIDERGRIKITDRKKDIIVNDKGDNVAPQKLEGMLTLQPEIMQAMVSGDKKPYMVALIVPDAEWAVQWAKENGKTFDMAELQALPEFQRAIKAAVDRTNQDLSVIEKVRKFVIADEPFSTENEMMTPTMKIRRMQIRETYQGRLDALY, from the coding sequence ATGACAAAGCCGGGACAACCGGCGGACCGGGAAGCCAGCAGGGAGAGTACGCCGGTGGAACTGAGCGATATCGAAAATGCCAAAAGCCTTGTCGGGCTGTTCCTGACACGGGCGGACCAGCAGGGCGACAAACCCTTCCTCACCGCCAAGATCGACGGTGAATGGCAATCCATCTCCTACCGCGAAGCTGCCGAAAAGGTGTGCCTCGCCGCAAAGGCCCTGCGCGACATGGGCCTGGCCGATGGCGACCGTGTGGTCATTGTTGCCGAGAACCGTCCGGAATGGTGCATGATGGACCTCGCCGTCATGGCCGCAGGCTGCGTCACCACCCCTGCCTACACCACCAATACGACGGCAGACCATTGCCACATCCTCGACGATTCGGGCGCAAGCGCAGTCGTGATCGGCAATGCCAAGCTCGCCAAGCCCCTGTTTCCCGCCATCCTGCAAACCGGCAATGTGCGCCATGTGATCGCCATCGATCCGATCCCGGCGCATCAGAGCGGCCAGTTCGACATGCACGGCTGGTCCGACATGACAACGGGCGATGCCGCTGCCGCACGGGCCGAGGTGGATGCGCGGCTGGAAGGCGTCACCCGCGACGACATGGCGTGCATCATATACACCAGCGGCACCAGCGGCGCGCCGCGCGGGGTGATGCTGCATCACGGCGCAATCCTGTGCAATGTGATCGGCGCTGCGGAATTGATCGCGCAGGATCTGGGCTGGGGGGAAGAGCGCTTCCTCTCCTTCCTGCCGCTAAGCCACGCTTTCGAACACACTGCTGGCTTCTTCCTCGCGCTGGGGCTGGGCGGCGACATCTGGTTCTCCGAGGGGCTGGACAAGCTCGCCACCAATCTGGAGGAAGCGCAGCCCACCATCATGGTCGTGGTGCCGCGCCTGTTCGAAGTGCTGCGCAACAAGATGATCAAAGCGATCGAGAAGCAGGGCGCGCTCGCCAATTTCCTGCTTGGGCGCGCGCTGGCGCTGGGCGAGAAGCAAGTGGCCGGCACCGACGGCATCCTCACCAAGCCCGACGAATTGCTGCTGAGCCTGACGCTGCGCCCGAAGATCAAGCAACGTTTCGGCGGGCGAGTAAAGGCGCTGGTGTCGGGCGGCGCGCCGCTCAACCCCGAAGTCGGCGGCTTCTTCCAGGCCATGGGCCTCACCATGCTGCAGGGCTACGGCCAGACCGAAAGCGCGCCGGTCATCAGCTGCAACATCCCCTCGGGCGGAATCAAGCTCGACACGGTCGGCCCTCCCTTGCGAGGAGTAGAGGTGAAGATCGCCGAGGATGGCGAAATCCTGGTGCGCGGCGAGCTGGTCATGAAAGGCTATTGGCAGCGCCCCGAAGATACGGCCCGCGCGCTGGAAGGCGGCTGGCTGCATACAGGCGATGTCGGCCATATCGACGAGCGCGGACGCATCAAGATCACCGATCGCAAGAAAGACATCATCGTCAACGACAAGGGCGACAATGTCGCCCCGCAAAAGCTGGAAGGGATGCTTACTCTCCAGCCCGAAATCATGCAGGCAATGGTCTCGGGCGACAAGAAACCCTACATGGTCGCGTTGATTGTGCCCGACGCCGAATGGGCGGTGCAATGGGCCAAGGAGAACGGCAAGACGTTCGACATGGCCGAATTGCAGGCCCTGCCGGAATTCCAGCGCGCGATCAAAGCCGCCGTCGATCGCACGAACCAGGATCTCTCGGTAATCGAGAAAGTGCGCAAGTTCGTGATCGCGGATGAGCCGTTCAGCACCGAAAACGAGATGATGACGCCGACGATGAAGATCCGCCGGATGCAGATTCGCGAAACCTATCAAGGCAGGCTGGACGCGCTCTACTAA
- the thiS gene encoding sulfur carrier protein ThiS, protein MTDLQPLTLTVNGDTRRTSAETVAALVRELGLSPEKVAVEHNGEIAPRSTLGDVRLADGDTLEIVHFVGGGSGENEDDSWEVAGHRFTSRLIVGTGKYKDFAQNAAAVEASGAEIVTVAVRRVNVSDPSQPVLMDFIDPKKVTYLPNTAGCFTADEAIRTLRLAREAGGWDLVKLEVLGEAKTLYPDMRETLTACETLANEGFKPMVYCVDDPIAAKQLEEAGAVAIMPLGAPIGSGLGIQNQVTIRLIVEGASVPVLVDAGVGTASDAAVAMELGCDGVLMNTAIAEAKDPLRMARAMKLAVQAGRDAYLSGRMGRRKYADPSSPLAGLI, encoded by the coding sequence ATGACCGATCTCCAGCCCCTGACTCTCACCGTAAACGGCGATACGCGCCGCACCTCCGCCGAAACCGTCGCCGCTTTGGTGCGCGAGCTTGGCCTGTCGCCTGAAAAGGTGGCGGTGGAGCATAATGGTGAAATCGCGCCGCGTTCGACGCTTGGCGATGTGCGCCTGGCCGATGGCGATACGCTGGAGATCGTCCATTTTGTGGGTGGAGGCTCCGGCGAGAACGAGGACGATAGCTGGGAAGTCGCCGGTCACCGCTTCACCAGCCGCCTGATCGTCGGGACGGGCAAATACAAGGATTTTGCGCAGAACGCCGCGGCGGTCGAAGCCTCCGGTGCCGAAATCGTGACCGTCGCCGTGCGGCGTGTGAACGTCTCCGATCCCAGCCAGCCGGTGCTGATGGATTTCATTGACCCCAAAAAGGTCACCTACCTGCCCAATACCGCGGGCTGCTTTACGGCGGACGAGGCGATCCGCACGCTGCGCCTGGCGCGCGAGGCAGGCGGCTGGGACTTGGTGAAGCTGGAAGTGCTGGGCGAGGCGAAAACGCTTTATCCCGACATGCGCGAAACGCTGACCGCGTGCGAGACGCTGGCCAATGAAGGCTTCAAGCCGATGGTCTATTGCGTGGACGATCCGATCGCTGCCAAGCAGCTGGAAGAGGCCGGCGCGGTCGCCATCATGCCGCTGGGCGCACCGATCGGGTCGGGCCTCGGCATCCAGAACCAGGTGACCATCCGCCTGATCGTGGAAGGCGCTAGCGTCCCTGTGCTGGTCGATGCCGGAGTGGGCACTGCATCCGATGCGGCGGTGGCCATGGAGCTGGGCTGCGACGGTGTGCTGATGAACACCGCCATCGCCGAAGCGAAAGACCCGCTGCGCATGGCGCGCGCGATGAAGTTGGCGGTGCAGGCCGGACGCGATGCTTATCTCTCCGGACGGATGGGTCGCCGGAAGTATGCCGATCCCAGCAGTCCGCTAGCGGGCTTGATTTAG
- a CDS encoding MerC domain-containing protein: MASIAPWIRGRLDRIGITLSALCLLHCVVGLALVAGLGLGSTFLFHPDIHRWGLLLATIIAAVAIGVGAVRHRRAKPFVVAMTGLSFMGGALAVGHGFEEALLTVIGVTLVAAGHILNLRRA, translated from the coding sequence ATGGCTTCCATTGCGCCTTGGATTCGCGGCCGGTTGGACCGCATCGGTATTACGCTTTCGGCGTTATGCCTGCTCCATTGTGTCGTGGGGCTTGCACTGGTGGCCGGCCTGGGCCTTGGCAGCACCTTCCTGTTCCATCCCGACATCCATCGCTGGGGCCTGTTGCTGGCAACGATCATCGCCGCCGTCGCTATTGGCGTGGGCGCTGTGCGCCACCGCCGGGCCAAGCCTTTCGTCGTCGCGATGACGGGCCTCTCCTTCATGGGCGGCGCGCTGGCTGTCGGCCATGGCTTCGAGGAAGCGTTGCTGACCGTGATCGGGGTGACTCTTGTGGCCGCCGGCCACATCCTCAACTTGCGTCGCGCCTGA
- a CDS encoding COX15/CtaA family protein: protein MMATVAAAAPTDSRARPLAIANWLFVVAGMVLVMIAVGGITRLTESGLSITEWKPVTGAIPPLTEEAWLKEFELYKTTGEYQNVSGPAGMDLAAFKFIYFWEWFHRFLGRVIGLAFAVPLAWYWVKSAIPAGYKPRLVALLALGGLQGAFGWFMVRSGLGSEMTDVSHFWLSIHLLTAFITLGGLVWTALDLRRLHATGDNMPARFTGLVWVAAAILFIQMLLGAWVAGLNAGLASNTWPLMQERLVPEVSWASGFWYTFTHDPFWLHFLHRWWAWVAVGALMVMAVQVKKRARRASVAMHAVLGTQILLGIATVLSGVALWIAVAHQLVGALLVAAFAWGAHVLGRRA from the coding sequence ATGATGGCTACCGTCGCTGCCGCCGCCCCAACCGATTCTCGTGCGCGCCCGCTGGCCATCGCCAATTGGCTGTTCGTGGTCGCGGGCATGGTTCTGGTGATGATCGCCGTGGGAGGGATTACGCGCCTCACCGAGAGCGGCCTCTCCATTACCGAATGGAAGCCCGTAACCGGCGCCATACCTCCGTTGACCGAGGAAGCATGGTTGAAAGAGTTCGAACTCTACAAAACCACCGGAGAATACCAGAACGTTAGCGGCCCCGCCGGCATGGATCTGGCGGCGTTCAAATTCATCTATTTCTGGGAATGGTTTCACCGCTTCCTGGGCCGCGTGATCGGCCTCGCCTTTGCGGTGCCGCTGGCATGGTACTGGGTCAAGAGTGCAATCCCTGCAGGGTACAAGCCGCGGCTTGTCGCGCTGCTGGCGCTGGGCGGACTGCAGGGCGCGTTCGGCTGGTTCATGGTCCGCTCCGGCCTTGGCAGCGAGATGACCGACGTGTCGCATTTCTGGCTGTCGATCCATCTGCTGACCGCATTCATCACGCTGGGCGGATTGGTGTGGACCGCGCTCGACCTGCGGCGCCTGCATGCGACCGGCGACAATATGCCTGCGCGTTTTACCGGGCTGGTATGGGTGGCCGCGGCAATCCTGTTCATCCAGATGCTGCTGGGCGCATGGGTCGCCGGACTGAATGCAGGTCTTGCATCCAACACCTGGCCGCTGATGCAGGAGCGGTTGGTGCCCGAAGTCAGCTGGGCAAGCGGCTTCTGGTACACGTTCACGCATGACCCGTTCTGGCTGCATTTCCTGCATCGCTGGTGGGCGTGGGTCGCCGTTGGCGCGCTGATGGTGATGGCGGTGCAGGTCAAAAAGCGCGCGCGGCGCGCCTCCGTCGCGATGCATGCAGTGCTGGGCACGCAAATCCTGCTCGGCATTGCAACCGTGCTCAGCGGCGTAGCGCTCTGGATCGCTGTGGCGCACCAGCTGGTGGGTGCGCTGCTGGTAGCGGCCTTCGCATGGGGCGCACATGTGCTGGGACGGCGCGCGTGA
- the cutA gene encoding divalent-cation tolerance protein CutA produces the protein MSDNGAALIWCPFPDVESAKAAAQVLLEERLVACANIAPAMTSVFRYKDKVQSATEAGALFKTTGALLDAAIERLAALHPYDTPAISGWHADSAPQTTVGWLHDETVGGD, from the coding sequence GTGAGCGATAATGGCGCGGCGTTGATCTGGTGCCCTTTTCCTGACGTCGAAAGCGCGAAAGCTGCGGCGCAGGTTCTACTCGAAGAGCGGCTGGTTGCCTGCGCGAACATCGCGCCCGCGATGACATCGGTGTTCCGCTACAAGGATAAGGTCCAGTCAGCGACCGAGGCTGGCGCATTGTTCAAGACGACCGGCGCACTGCTCGATGCTGCGATAGAGCGGCTTGCGGCGTTGCACCCTTACGACACTCCGGCAATTTCCGGTTGGCATGCTGACAGCGCGCCACAGACTACTGTAGGCTGGCTCCACGACGAGACCGTGGGGGGCGATTAG
- the rplM gene encoding 50S ribosomal protein L13 yields MKALSKTTRSIKPAEVEKKWHVIDAEGLVVGRLASIIANILRGKHKPSYTPHVDCGDHVIVLNADKVQFTGGKAGKKVYYKHTGYPGGLKEVTADKVLAGRFPERVLEKAVERMIPTGPLGRAQMKALHLYNGTEHPHDGQKPEVLDVASMNRKNKVSA; encoded by the coding sequence ATGAAGGCTCTGAGCAAGACCACCCGGTCGATCAAGCCGGCTGAAGTCGAAAAGAAGTGGCACGTTATCGATGCCGAAGGTCTGGTCGTCGGCCGCCTCGCATCGATCATCGCCAACATTCTTCGCGGCAAGCACAAGCCGAGCTACACCCCGCATGTCGATTGCGGCGACCACGTTATCGTCCTGAATGCCGACAAAGTGCAGTTCACCGGCGGCAAGGCCGGCAAGAAGGTGTATTACAAGCACACCGGCTATCCGGGCGGCCTGAAGGAAGTGACTGCCGACAAGGTTCTGGCGGGCCGCTTCCCCGAGCGCGTTCTGGAAAAGGCTGTCGAGCGCATGATCCCGACCGGCCCGCTGGGCCGCGCGCAGATGAAGGCGCTTCACCTCTATAACGGCACCGAGCACCCGCATGACGGCCAGAAGCCCGAAGTGCTCGACGTCGCCTCGATGAACCGCAAGAACAAGGTGTCCGCATAA
- the rpsI gene encoding 30S ribosomal protein S9 — protein sequence MATEETKTATDLADIKDVVEDAPAADAAAGEGEGDTAPAAPTMPLREQEIDDQGRAYATGRRKDATARVWLKPGSGKITVNGKDQEVYFARPTLRLVINQPFAITEREGQYDIVATVTGGGLSGQAGAVKHGISQALTRYEPALRATVKAAGFLTRDSRVVERKKYGRAKARRSFQFSKR from the coding sequence ATGGCGACCGAAGAAACCAAAACCGCGACCGACCTCGCCGACATCAAGGATGTGGTCGAGGACGCTCCCGCCGCCGACGCTGCTGCCGGCGAAGGTGAAGGCGATACCGCACCCGCTGCGCCGACGATGCCGCTGCGCGAGCAGGAGATCGACGATCAGGGCCGTGCCTACGCCACCGGTCGCCGCAAGGATGCCACCGCACGCGTCTGGCTGAAGCCCGGCTCCGGCAAGATCACCGTCAATGGCAAGGACCAGGAAGTGTATTTCGCACGTCCGACGCTGCGCCTCGTGATCAACCAGCCTTTCGCCATCACCGAGCGTGAAGGCCAGTACGATATCGTCGCGACCGTCACCGGTGGCGGCCTGTCCGGCCAGGCCGGTGCTGTGAAGCACGGTATCAGCCAGGCGCTGACCCGTTATGAACCCGCCCTGCGCGCAACGGTGAAGGCCGCTGGCTTCCTCACCCGCGACAGCCGCGTGGTGGAGCGCAAGAAGTACGGCCGTGCCAAGGCACGTCGCAGCTTCCAGTTCAGCAAGCGCTAA
- a CDS encoding response regulator, producing the protein MATKVLIVEDDVLNRMFYEAVFKQRGYELMLVDDGARVLDAVETFGPDLITMDIHLPHVSGRKLIRKITRNPDTANIPILAITAFAGKRDEEEIRKAGASSYLAKPLNIDTLLREVDALLGETVH; encoded by the coding sequence ATGGCCACGAAGGTCCTGATCGTCGAGGACGATGTCCTCAACCGCATGTTTTACGAAGCGGTGTTCAAGCAGCGTGGCTACGAGCTGATGCTGGTGGACGATGGCGCGCGCGTGCTGGATGCGGTCGAGACCTTCGGCCCGGATCTCATCACCATGGACATCCATCTGCCGCATGTTTCGGGCCGCAAGCTGATCCGCAAAATCACGCGCAATCCGGATACGGCCAATATCCCGATTCTCGCCATCACGGCGTTTGCGGGCAAGCGTGACGAAGAAGAGATTCGCAAGGCAGGCGCGAGCTCCTATCTCGCCAAGCCCCTCAACATCGACACGCTGCTACGCGAAGTCGACGCGCTGCTGGGCGAGACCGTCCACTAG
- a CDS encoding isoaspartyl peptidase/L-asparaginase family protein translates to MKQALATLAAATFMATPAAAHEWTLVIHGGAGTIERDRMTPERDAEIRAALDNALDTGAAILAEGGSALDAVEATIRVLEDDPNFNAGRGAVFTAAGRNELDASIMDGRTRDAGAVAGVTATRHPISLARAVMEDSPHVMMAAEGANAFSIEQELEQAPPEWFFTQERFDALQGWLNRDQAMGDPAHPDYKFGTVGAVALDSGGNLAAGTSTGGMTGKLYGRVGDSPIIGAGTYADNRACAVSATGAGEYYIREGVAHEICARIRFLGETPQEAADAVQAETLELGGTGGVIVLGADGDWAYSFNTPGMYRGAISDGEDGVVAIYGDE, encoded by the coding sequence ATGAAGCAAGCCCTTGCCACGCTGGCCGCCGCGACATTCATGGCAACGCCTGCCGCTGCGCATGAATGGACTCTGGTGATCCATGGCGGCGCGGGCACGATCGAGCGTGACCGCATGACGCCCGAGCGCGATGCCGAAATCCGCGCGGCGCTGGACAATGCGCTGGATACCGGCGCGGCGATCCTTGCAGAAGGCGGCAGCGCGCTCGATGCGGTCGAAGCGACGATCCGCGTGCTGGAGGACGATCCCAATTTCAACGCCGGGCGCGGCGCGGTGTTCACCGCGGCCGGGCGCAACGAACTCGATGCCTCGATCATGGATGGCCGCACGCGCGATGCAGGCGCGGTGGCCGGTGTAACGGCAACGCGTCATCCGATCAGCCTGGCCCGTGCGGTGATGGAGGATTCTCCGCATGTGATGATGGCGGCAGAAGGCGCGAACGCATTTTCCATCGAGCAGGAGCTGGAACAGGCACCGCCCGAATGGTTCTTCACGCAGGAGCGGTTTGACGCCTTGCAGGGATGGCTGAACCGCGATCAGGCCATGGGCGATCCGGCCCATCCCGATTACAAGTTCGGCACGGTCGGCGCCGTGGCGCTGGATAGCGGGGGCAACCTCGCCGCGGGCACCTCCACCGGCGGGATGACCGGGAAGCTGTATGGCCGCGTAGGCGACTCCCCGATCATCGGGGCTGGCACCTATGCCGATAACCGCGCCTGTGCGGTCTCCGCCACGGGGGCGGGCGAGTATTACATCCGTGAGGGCGTGGCGCACGAGATCTGCGCGCGCATCCGCTTTTTGGGAGAAACGCCGCAAGAGGCGGCCGATGCCGTGCAGGCCGAAACGCTCGAATTGGGCGGCACGGGAGGCGTCATCGTGCTGGGCGCGGATGGCGACTGGGCCTATTCCTTCAACACGCCGGGCATGTATCGCGGGGCCATTTCCGACGGCGAAGACGGCGTGGTGGCCATTTACGGCGACGAATGA
- a CDS encoding metallophosphoesterase family protein, producing MSEAGAQAAPDRIMHVSDVHFGVENPAAMDAFAASVEELQPDAVICTGDITQRAFHGQWDAARKWFAAFDAPVMVMPGNHDMPYGNLLERFRDPYKRFGSLEDAVGREISLRHAVIVPLDTNVTAQWRWPWSDGVIKQRKLDATLERLGELADDPRMKIVACHHPLLPATDDRKNPTIRGDMAFAALARAGANAVMSGHVHVPFDLTRSREGHAMRMIGAGTLSRRLRGAEPSWNLVTITPDRIAVEPQYPLEQMTELETTR from the coding sequence ATGAGCGAGGCGGGCGCGCAGGCGGCTCCCGACCGGATCATGCATGTCAGCGATGTGCATTTCGGCGTGGAGAATCCTGCCGCGATGGATGCCTTCGCTGCTTCGGTGGAGGAATTGCAGCCCGATGCCGTTATCTGCACGGGCGACATCACGCAGCGCGCTTTCCACGGGCAATGGGATGCCGCGCGTAAATGGTTTGCCGCTTTCGATGCGCCGGTTATGGTGATGCCGGGCAATCACGACATGCCCTATGGCAATTTGCTCGAGCGGTTTCGCGACCCGTACAAGCGCTTCGGCTCTCTCGAAGACGCGGTAGGCCGCGAGATTTCCTTGCGCCATGCGGTGATCGTGCCGCTCGATACCAATGTCACCGCACAGTGGCGCTGGCCGTGGTCGGACGGGGTGATCAAGCAGCGCAAGCTCGATGCGACGCTGGAACGGCTGGGCGAATTGGCGGACGATCCGAGGATGAAGATCGTCGCCTGCCACCATCCCCTTCTGCCCGCGACTGACGACCGGAAAAACCCCACCATCCGCGGCGACATGGCATTTGCAGCGCTGGCAAGGGCCGGGGCGAACGCAGTGATGTCGGGGCATGTCCACGTGCCATTCGACCTGACGCGCAGCCGCGAGGGACACGCAATGCGCATGATCGGAGCGGGGACATTATCGCGTCGCCTGCGCGGCGCGGAGCCGAGCTGGAACCTCGTCACGATCACGCCCGACAGAATTGCCGTAGAACCGCAATATCCTTTGGAACAGATGACCGAGCTGGAGACAACCCGATGA
- a CDS encoding UrcA family protein, with protein MKAYSFASAALLSASLASAPSAMAQSAETQTVAVSYADLDLSTEEGVQRFDQRIDRAAREVCRYDEPVTGSRIRSAEAHECYTEARSRIARQQARLVERARARTIALNR; from the coding sequence ATGAAAGCTTATTCGTTCGCAAGTGCCGCACTTCTCTCGGCGAGCCTCGCCTCCGCCCCTTCAGCCATGGCACAGAGCGCAGAAACGCAGACGGTCGCCGTCTCCTATGCCGACCTCGATCTCAGCACGGAAGAAGGCGTGCAGCGCTTCGACCAGCGGATCGATCGCGCCGCACGAGAGGTTTGCCGCTACGACGAGCCGGTGACCGGGTCGCGCATTCGCAGCGCCGAGGCCCATGAATGCTACACGGAGGCCCGCAGCCGAATTGCCCGCCAGCAGGCCCGGCTGGTAGAACGCGCGCGGGCTCGCACGATCGCGCTGAACCGCTGA
- a CDS encoding LytR/AlgR family response regulator transcription factor, translated as MTDSDAQTLRTLIVDDEPLAIERMQVLCAEIPQLTVVGTASEGDSALRLAEKLGPDLLLLDMTMPGKDGLQVAAEAGKLDPPPAVIFVTAHENFAVEAFDLEAIDYVLKPVAGDRLERAIERALARRESRQADGGADDRWLSEFWVPHRSELLRVDVAEVHRIDAERDYVRLHVGETSYLLLQTIAGLEEKLDPEKFIRIHRSTILRRDVIAGLKHEGLGVWCAELADGEALRIGRTYLKKVKAMAGR; from the coding sequence ATGACCGATTCCGATGCACAAACGCTGCGCACGCTTATCGTCGATGATGAACCGCTCGCTATCGAGCGGATGCAGGTATTGTGCGCCGAAATCCCGCAGCTGACCGTGGTCGGCACAGCGAGCGAGGGCGATTCGGCACTGCGGCTGGCGGAGAAGCTAGGGCCGGACCTATTGCTGCTCGACATGACCATGCCGGGTAAGGACGGGCTGCAAGTGGCTGCCGAGGCCGGGAAGCTCGATCCGCCGCCCGCCGTGATCTTCGTCACCGCGCATGAGAATTTCGCCGTCGAGGCTTTCGATCTGGAAGCCATCGATTACGTGCTCAAACCCGTTGCCGGTGATCGCCTGGAACGCGCCATCGAACGGGCGCTGGCCCGCCGCGAGAGTAGGCAGGCGGATGGCGGCGCGGACGACAGATGGCTGAGCGAATTCTGGGTGCCGCACCGCAGTGAATTGCTGCGCGTGGATGTTGCAGAGGTCCACCGCATCGATGCCGAGCGCGATTATGTCCGCCTGCATGTCGGCGAGACCAGTTACCTCCTGCTGCAGACCATTGCCGGGCTGGAAGAAAAGCTCGATCCGGAAAAGTTCATCCGCATCCACCGCTCCACCATCCTTCGCCGCGACGTGATTGCGGGCCTCAAGCATGAGGGGCTGGGCGTGTGGTGCGCGGAACTCGCCGACGGCGAAGCGCTGCGGATCGGGCGCACTTACCTGAAAAAAGTGAAGGCGATGGCCGGACGGTGA
- a CDS encoding sensor histidine kinase has protein sequence MDKPQITEAPARVPFKTVLLSAIGLWATYLVLMTLRAYLLDMDMAWELFERRVIASCLGVVITLGLWLALRPFDTQPLWGKIAAALIFALPAALLSMQANRIVFAEMQAELTERQEEQTIEAANRLNGAVDGDVMEDIAQMVELSNRNQIIEIAFSRYFMMLAWCALYLAMLTGEKARTAERREQQFRSAAKAAELRSLRYQVNPHFLFNTLNSLSALVLTRKPEEAEKMIHMISTFYRRSLADDPTQDVPLCEEIAVQKLYLDIEAVRFPKRLVARYDVPQELCNAMIPGMILQPLIENSVKHGVAPSTEPVTITLSAREEYGRLVVTVSDNGKSEPDRDDIRPGYGIGLANVRERLEARFGNEATVVSGHVPDGYATHLRLPMQLLPERAKA, from the coding sequence ATGGACAAGCCCCAAATTACCGAGGCGCCCGCGCGCGTGCCGTTCAAGACGGTGCTGCTCTCGGCCATCGGCCTGTGGGCGACGTATCTCGTGCTGATGACGCTGCGGGCATACCTGCTCGACATGGATATGGCGTGGGAGTTGTTCGAGCGCCGCGTAATCGCAAGCTGTCTCGGCGTCGTCATCACGCTCGGCCTGTGGCTGGCGTTGCGGCCGTTCGATACGCAGCCGCTCTGGGGCAAGATCGCCGCCGCGCTGATCTTTGCCCTGCCAGCGGCGCTGCTTAGCATGCAGGCGAACCGCATCGTCTTTGCCGAAATGCAGGCAGAACTCACCGAGCGGCAGGAAGAGCAGACCATCGAGGCAGCCAACCGTCTGAACGGCGCGGTCGATGGCGATGTGATGGAAGATATCGCCCAGATGGTCGAGCTTTCCAATCGCAACCAGATTATCGAAATCGCCTTCAGCCGTTATTTCATGATGTTGGCCTGGTGCGCACTCTACCTTGCCATGCTCACCGGCGAGAAAGCGCGCACGGCCGAGCGGCGCGAGCAGCAGTTTCGCAGCGCGGCCAAGGCGGCGGAGCTGCGCTCGCTACGGTACCAGGTGAATCCGCATTTCCTGTTCAACACCTTGAATTCCCTTTCCGCCCTCGTGCTGACGCGCAAGCCCGAGGAAGCGGAAAAGATGATTCACATGATCAGCACCTTCTACCGCCGGTCTTTGGCGGACGATCCCACCCAGGACGTGCCGCTGTGCGAGGAGATCGCGGTGCAAAAGCTTTATCTCGATATCGAGGCGGTCCGCTTTCCCAAGCGGTTGGTGGCCAGGTACGATGTGCCGCAAGAGCTGTGCAACGCGATGATCCCGGGCATGATCCTGCAACCGCTGATCGAGAATTCGGTCAAGCACGGTGTCGCGCCTTCCACCGAGCCGGTGACCATCACCCTGTCGGCGCGCGAAGAGTATGGCCGGCTGGTCGTTACAGTGTCCGACAATGGCAAAAGCGAGCCGGATCGCGACGACATCCGCCCCGGCTACGGCATCGGCCTTGCCAATGTGCGCGAGCGGCTGGAGGCGCGCTTCGGCAATGAAGCGACAGTCGTGTCGGGCCATGTGCCCGATGGATATGCCACCCATCTGCGTTTGCCGATGCAATTGCTGCCGGAAAGGGCAAAGGCATGA